acacacacacacacacacacacacacacacacacacacacacacacacacacccacacaccagtCAGGAGCTCTCGGTGCTCCTAACTGAcattaacatactgtatatacttttCTTTGTCCTTTTGCATTAATCAGACTTTTCCTTGAATTTGATTAAAAGAGTGGGAGAGTCTTTTGAATATAACAAGCTCAGACCAAGACATGAGCAACTGGCTCGCGGCTCATGCATAAACTATGCAAAAGCACTCACAACGCAGAATATTGCCCTAAATATTTTATATGCATGAGCCACTACTTTTTAATCGCGCCTAACTTTATACCTGACTTGTATTTAGGTCATGCTAGGTCATAATTTTTCATCaattaaattacaattttaTATTAACGTATGTTAAAGTTACAGGGACATTGGAACATTTGAAAGTATAACGTCAGGATTATCCTGGCATAAATAGTTGGGAATCAAGACATTATCCAGATAATACAATTTTTCACACCATGTCtaattaaaggaaataaatgccTTTATGATTTTCACCGCTTTAAATCTTTCAACAGTTATATTCTGAGAAATGATTATGCCAATACTCAGAGAGGTGCCATTTACTTCTGGGAATTAAACAgaatatatttacaatattgtTCAATTGCTGTTTTCTTATCCTTTTTGTAGCAGCGGCCCCAGAAGCAATCCCTGAGTAAATCCCTGTGCCAGGAAACTCACTGGAAATGCCTGCTGCTCTCCCTGCTGATGTACGGCTGCGTCGGGGTGATGGCCTGGTGCCAGGTGACCAAGGTCACACGCCTCTCCTTCGACAGCGCTTACAAGGGAAAGTCTATGATGTACCACGACAGTCCCTGCTCCAACGGCTACATCTACATCCCTTTGGCCTTCCTGGTCATGCTTTACGTGGTCTACCTGGTGGAGTGTTGGCACTGCTACACCAGGAACGACCTGCACTACAAGGTGGATGTGGAAAGCGTGGCGGAGCGTATCCAGCGAATGCAGCAGGCTACGCCTTGCATCTGGTGGAAGGCCATCAGCTACCATTACATCAGGAGGACGCGGCAGGTGACACGCTACCGTAATGGAGATGCCTACACCACCACCCAGGTCTACCATGAGCGAGTCAACACACACGTGGCTGAGGCGGAGTTTGACTACGGGAACTGTGGGGTTAAGGACATCGCAAAGCAGCTGCTGGGCATAGAGGACTTCCCCATCACCCGGCTGAGGTTCACTAAGTGCTTTAGCTTTGCCAATGTGGAGTCAGAGAACACCTACCTAACACAGCGAGCCAGGTTTTTTACAGAAAACGAGGGCCTGGACGACTACATGGAGGCCCGTGAGGGGATGCACCTGAAGAATGTAGACTTTAAGGAGTACATGGTTGCCTTTTCTGACCCAAATCACCTTCCCTGGTATGCAGCAAACTCCACTTTCTGGGCAGCAGCTGCTTTCACTCTCTCCTGGCCTCTGCGTGTGCTGATAGAGTACCGCACGGCCTGTGTTCACTACCATGTAGAGAAGCTGTTTGGCTTTGACTTTGTGCCAGCAACGCCATCTGAGGAGCAGCCACAATGCAGACACATTCCACGAGTCAACACAATCGACAGCACAGAGCTGGAGTGGCACATCCGCTCCAACCAGCAGCTGGTGCCCAGCTACTCGGAGGCAGTTCTGATGGATCTGGCTCAGCTCTCAGGGAGCTGTAACAACAACTCTGTGTGTGGAGGCTACGGTGGCTACAGGCAGAATTGCGAACGCTGCCA
The sequence above is drawn from the Eleginops maclovinus isolate JMC-PN-2008 ecotype Puerto Natales chromosome 15, JC_Emac_rtc_rv5, whole genome shotgun sequence genome and encodes:
- the tmem151ba gene encoding transmembrane protein 151B, with amino-acid sequence MSPASAATASESSTTTLPEEQPDSPREEQRPQKQSLSKSLCQETHWKCLLLSLLMYGCVGVMAWCQVTKVTRLSFDSAYKGKSMMYHDSPCSNGYIYIPLAFLVMLYVVYLVECWHCYTRNDLHYKVDVESVAERIQRMQQATPCIWWKAISYHYIRRTRQVTRYRNGDAYTTTQVYHERVNTHVAEAEFDYGNCGVKDIAKQLLGIEDFPITRLRFTKCFSFANVESENTYLTQRARFFTENEGLDDYMEAREGMHLKNVDFKEYMVAFSDPNHLPWYAANSTFWAAAAFTLSWPLRVLIEYRTACVHYHVEKLFGFDFVPATPSEEQPQCRHIPRVNTIDSTELEWHIRSNQQLVPSYSEAVLMDLAQLSGSCNNNSVCGGYGGYRQNCERCHRAISSSSIFSRSALSICNTGSPRIPFSASRFSLGRLYGSRRSCLWRSSGSLNERSCPTESTRCLSGQQTSEENPPDYQDALFFPVLIVHRNEGCLNHDHRSLHRNGSCVETSL